In Erigeron canadensis isolate Cc75 chromosome 7, C_canadensis_v1, whole genome shotgun sequence, one DNA window encodes the following:
- the LOC122608943 gene encoding uncharacterized protein LOC122608943 yields the protein MDPKTTKFKRYQEAARKDVKHAFGVLQGRFHLLTHGTCPMSIKKIKRVMYTCVMLHKMVVDYNGRVISPFDLELIPEERPVRNWDQRVGTQLRMTRELRDRVTHYRLRGTLVERIWNLPAQHRQR from the coding sequence ATGGACCCCAAGACCACAAAGTTCAAGCGCTATCAAGAAGCTGCAAGGAAAGACGTAAAACATGCATTCGGGGTGCTTCAAGGTCGTTTTCATCTCCTCACTCATGGAACGTGTCCAATgagcataaaaaaaattaaacgtGTGATGTACACTTGTGTAATGTTGCACAAGATGGTCGTTGATTATAACGGTCGTGTAATTAGTCCATTCGATTTGGAGTTAATTCCAGAGGAGAGGCCAGTTCGTAATTGGGACCAACGAGTTGGAACACAATTACGTATGACGAGGGAGTTACGTGATCGAGTGACGCACTACCGTCTTCGAGGCACTCTAGTCGAACGGATTTGGAACTTGCCTGCACAACATCGTCAacgttga